The Saccopteryx leptura isolate mSacLep1 chromosome 5, mSacLep1_pri_phased_curated, whole genome shotgun sequence nucleotide sequence CCTTCCcaatctgtctgcctctctccagATCAGCCTGTCCTCGGGGACCCTGCTTCTGCTGCTGGGCGTGGCAGCCCTGACCACCGGCTATGCCGTGCCCCCCAAGCTGGAGGGCATCGGAGAGGGTGAGTTCCTGGTGTTGGACCAGCGGGCAGCTGATTACAACCAGGCTCTGGACACCTGCCGCCGGGCAGGCACAGCGCTCTGCGTGGCAGCCGGGGTCCTGCTGGCTGTCTGCCTGTTCTGGGCCGTGACCGGCTGGCTGAGCCAGGACTCCAAGGCAGAGCCCCTGGACACCGAAGCCGACAGCCATGTGGAGGTCTTCGGGGACGAGGCAGAGCAGCAGTTCTCCCCCATCTTCCGGGACGCCAGCAGCCAGTCCTGGTTCTCGCCGCCCGCCAGCCCCTTCGGGCCATCTTCTGTGCAGACCGTCCAGCCCAAGCGGGACTCTTGAGCTGCCCACGTGGCCAGAGGGGGCGCCAGAGCCAGAGGGCGGACCCTTCCTCCTCCCGCCACCACCCCACCCTCCCActgtctcctcttctccctttcaGCAGGGACCCTCTGTCTACGTTGCCGGAAGTTCTCAACCCCAAGTCAGACAGTCTGGCtctcaccaccccccccccccgtgcccatTCCCAGGGGGTAGGACCCCTGCTCCTCCAAGATGCCAACCTCCCCCAAGCTCATTCAAAACTTCCCAACAACTCCTCCTTCAGGGACAGAAAGTGTCTCCCTCAACCTGTCCCCACTCTTTCCTCAGTGTGACGGTGCCCAAGGCCCCTTCCCTTGCAGACCACCACTTCCTGTGTCTGCGTGATCAGGAGTTTGGACCCCCAGATTCTCGAGTCCCGTGACTTTCCTGTTCTCCCCTGATAGCAGTATCACCCTCTCTAGGCAGAGAATGAATGGGTGTGTGGCAGGGGAGCAGGGTCAATCTCAGGGACTGACTCCTCCCTCCGTCGGCGGCACCAGGACGCCTCGGGTGGGTCAAAGGTGGTCACTGGACTTCCTGGCCAGGACGGTGCAAAGACATTCCCTGCCTAGAGTGTGTTTTCTTCGTGCATTCGGGCGTCCAAAGCCCTGCGCCTACCCCCTCCCCGCTGTTACGAGCCCGGAGTCCCGGTACACAGAAGAGGTGGCTGAGGGAGGGTGGCAGCCTGCAAGAACTCCGACCACATCTGCCGAATCCTCCTGGGCTAGCTCTTGTTTTACAGCCGCTGCAGGACTGGCACCATCCTGGCTTTCATGAGACCCCCACGGGCTGGGGACAGGCTCTGCCTAGAGAGATCGTCTCAAGTTCTGCTGGTCCCAGGTGGCTCAGAAAATACTCTGAACGGGAATCCTTACATGGTCTCTAAGAGCCCGGGGACGGGAAAACTGGGATGTCTTTGTTCCTCACAGTGCCCCACCTAGAAACTATCACCCGCAGGTGATGCGTCAACTCCGTTCTCTGCCACTAGGGGGAGTTCCAAGACAGCTGGAAAGAGATGTTATGGACCACACCCCTACCCTGGGGTCTC carries:
- the NRSN2 gene encoding neurensin-2, which translates into the protein MMPGCDRSCGCSRGLNVEDGKWYGVRSYLHLFYEDCAGTALSDDPEGPPVLCPRRPWPSLCWKISLSSGTLLLLLGVAALTTGYAVPPKLEGIGEGEFLVLDQRAADYNQALDTCRRAGTALCVAAGVLLAVCLFWAVTGWLSQDSKAEPLDTEADSHVEVFGDEAEQQFSPIFRDASSQSWFSPPASPFGPSSVQTVQPKRDS